Sequence from the Corallococcus soli genome:
ACACGGAGTACGTCCGGAACTGGTAGGCGTCCGGGGCCCGGCGGCTTGTATTCGCCGGGCCTCGCGCACAGATAAGAGGCGACATGCAACCTCCCTCCGGTCAGCCCCCTCCTGGCAAGCGTTGGCACACCCGTGAGGACAGCGGCATCCGCCTCGATTCCACCCTGCGCTGGTGGCACGACGACGCACCCATCGAGCACCCGAAGATCATCGAACTCTTCAACGCCTCCCTGGTCCTCGATGACGACGGGCGCTACCAGCTCCGCATCGCTCCGGACTGGTGCTACGTCCAGGTGGAGGACGCGGCCTATGAGGTGCGCACCGTGGACGTCACACCAGACGAGCGCGTGTCCCTTCGCTTGAGTGACCGGACCGCGGAAGCGCTGGACCCGGCCTCGCTCCAGCTCTCGCCCGAGGGCGTCCTGTCGTGCCGTGTGAAGCAGGGGAGGGCGAAGGCGCGCTTCTCGCGCGATGCGCAGTACCAGTTCGGTGAGCTCCTCGAGGAGGGCCCGGAAGGGCACCTGAGGCTGCGGGCAGGTCAGCGGCACCTGGAGGTCCCCCTCTCGCTGGAAGCGCTCCACCCGGCTTCCTAGGCAGCCTCGGAGGAGGCCTGCGCCAGCAGTGGGGCGCTGGCGCCGGTCAGCTCCCGGGCGAGGGACTCCAGGACATCCGGGTGCTCGCGCAGCCACTCCGAGGCCCGCTCGCGCCCCTGTCCGATGCGCTCCCCGCGCAGGCTGAAGTGGCTGCCGGATTTCTCCACCACCCCCGCGCTCACGGCCAGGTCCAGCACCTCGGCGGTGCGGTGGATGCCCGTGCCATAGAGCA
This genomic interval carries:
- a CDS encoding DUF1285 domain-containing protein, translated to MQPPSGQPPPGKRWHTREDSGIRLDSTLRWWHDDAPIEHPKIIELFNASLVLDDDGRYQLRIAPDWCYVQVEDAAYEVRTVDVTPDERVSLRLSDRTAEALDPASLQLSPEGVLSCRVKQGRAKARFSRDAQYQFGELLEEGPEGHLRLRAGQRHLEVPLSLEALHPAS